A DNA window from Castanea sativa cultivar Marrone di Chiusa Pesio chromosome 7, ASM4071231v1 contains the following coding sequences:
- the LOC142644634 gene encoding uncharacterized protein LOC142644634, translating into MDSNCFSILEVKYYCAEFGVLDYDQFYFLVLGLDLNNGLTYLSIDANTQELFKCLDPIDHKIDIYVEHATPVQQKLLVKDVSVVDVANLVSCGVGVEEVDVDDADGDDNEVDVEGGDEALADDEFKESGNLVDEGNGVVGDVDYEWYDSDYDEPTNEKLYEITLYEVDGNTFQPTITHNGQPSQEPIFSNHPVSHQPNFANQSLSHLDLVLTLFNWRLDEISSGSNYASSDELHSPNNSNGEQKKKLLQFKLEYLNDPKFVLGMSFKDNKQFKEFARAYKLKH; encoded by the coding sequence atgGATTCAAATTGCTTTTCTATACTTGAGGTTAAGTATTATTGTGCGGAGTTCGGGGTATTGGATTATGAccagttttattttcttgtgcttGGGTTGGATCTTAACAATGGCCTAACATATTTGTCCATTGATGCTAATACTCAGGAACTATTTAAGTGTCTTGATCCCATTGATCATAAAATAGACATTTATGTAGAACATGCAACCCCTGTTCAGCAAAAATTATTAGTCAAGGATGTTAGTGTTGTTGATGTTGCGAATTTGGTGAGTTGTGGTGTTGGTGTGGAGGAGGTGGATGTTGATGACGCTGATGGTGATGATAATGAAGTTGATGTGGAGGGTGGAGATGAGGCTCTTGCTGATGATGAGTTTAAGGAGAGTGGTAATTTGGTTGATGAAGGGAATGGTGTCGTGGGAGATGTGGATTATGAATGGTATGACTCTGACTATGATGAACCAACCAATGAAAAGTTATATGAAATTACTTTATATGAGGTTGACGGCAACACTTTTCAACCCACTATAACCCATAACGGTCAGCCCTCACAAGAGCCCATATTTTCCAACCATCCAGTGTCACACCAACCTAATTTTGCAAACCAATCTTTATCCCACCTAGATCTAGTCCTAACTCTTTTCAATTGGCGGTTGGATGAAATTTCAAGTGGATCCAACTatgcatcctcggatgagttgcATTCTCCCAACAATTCTAATGGtgagcaaaagaaaaaattacttCAGTTCAAACTTGAATACTTAAATGATCCTAAATTTGTGTTAGGGATGTCTTTTAAGGACAACAAACAATTCAAAGAGTTTGCACGTGCTTACAAGTTGAAGCATTGA